ACCAAAACGGCACCGCATGACGCTCTTGGGGTCTGCTTTCTTTCGACCTCCATTTCCTTCAACCCGTCCAGTGAGGGGGAGCGGGGAGAGATGATCGTTACAAGTGTATCATATGGGCGTGCGTGTGATGCCGCCATCACCACGCCACAACACTGCGTGAGGGGTGATCTGTCGGTCGGTCGATCTTGACTaccggtttttattttctttccctcttGTGGCTCTCCTTCTCGCTTTATTTCTTCtagtctgtttttttttgcatccgtTGCGATCGGATTGTATCGGCGGTACGATCGGGGCGCGAAAATGTAGGAAACATAACGGTTCTACCGATGCTCCCGATACCGATACCCGGATGGCGATGAGCTCAAATTTGGAATACATATCAATTCCAATGTACACCCTCTAGATGCAAacgctttcgtttcgtttctttccGATCACCTCAATCACCGTAAGCGACCGACACTGCACAACTTCCAGCACAACAACGAAGAAAGCCAGGTTTATTCAAGACATCCAAGTAGCCTGATATTTACACCGTAAATCATATGCACTTCGCGCCTATTTTCGGCCGTCCCACTTCTTGGACACATTCTCGTAGATGCACTGGTACACATTGAACGCGGTGACGCAGTACGTCGGTGTTACGTTGCTGGTGCAGGTTTTGTACACGCCCTCCGCTATCTCCTTCGACACGAACCGGCTCATGAAGCGCATGATCGGGTCCCGGTTGAACGTGAAGTTATCATTCATGAAGCCGGCACGCTTCACAAAACACTCACCAAAGCACTGTATTGAGGAAAAAAGGGCGCCAGTTGCGTTACAACAGCTAAGCACTCGTCTAGAATTCGCCCATTCGCTTACCTCCACCAGGGAGTTCCGCACGGAGAAGTCACCGGCACGCAACGCGTCGAAGATGTCCGACTCGATGTCGAACTCGTTGCGGCACCGGAAGTACGAACCGAGAATATCTTGGCCACTCTGTTTCATAGGGGGCGAGAAATTTCGAAAGACACAACAATGCGTTGCCGTTTGCCGGTTTCGGACACCCTCACGCCACAGGAAATACTCACGCAGActcgcaccagcagcagcacgatcGTGCCGATCGTTAGTAGACGGACGAGATGTAACCGTTCCATACTTTCCTTTCAAAGGCCAAATTTAAACTGATGCTGAGCTCAAAAATCTTTGGGACCCGCTAGTtttcaaccgaaaaaaaaacctgaccTGATCTCGTTTTGAAGTTCGGCGCTCCAAGTTAGTCACATTGGAAAGAGACCCCAATCGGTACACACGCACCGCACAATAAACTTTCTCCATCTCTTCCAGGTGCATGATTtcgttttattgattttgtttttttgtttttttcgggaCAGAACAAGTTGCCGGAGATAGTTAAACGGGCGACGGGTTTCGTTGTGTCGGTAGCGGTGGGTTAGAACCCGCACTAGATCAGTGTGGCCCGGTTCTCCATGTAGCACTGCAGCAGACGGAACGAACGCTCGCATGCATCCGGCCCGGCATTGTCACGGCAGCGGGCGACCAACTCTTCCGCCTTCTCCTGACCGTACTCACTGGCCAGCTTTTGGGTGAGCTCCTCCGTCTGCACGTTACCGTCCCGGTCGACGAAACCGGCCCCGTGGAAGAAGCACTGCACGAAGCAGCGCGTGTTGCGATCGGCATTCTCCGTGTCACCCGATCGTAGCCGGTTCACGTCATCTTCCGTGGCGCCCGTCTCGTGCATACACTTGCCCGCCAGCTGACGAGCCGCGTCACGCTGCTCATCGGTAATGGCGGCCTGCAATGGCGATCAGCCGATCAGTAGGCGACGACCACGTGTTGGGAAGCTTGAAAGGCCGGTAACTTACCATGGCGCAGGCAACGATGGCACTGGCAAACACTAGACAAGCGATCGTTTTCATTGTTTCGTTGAGTTTTTGGGAACTTCAGAACGCTCAGAAGCTAAACTGTTGTATGATGTATTGCGATCACCTGTCACTACCCTTTTATACCGCCATAAAAGTGTTGATAAGAACTCATCGCCGGGCAAAAGTTATGAAGGAAaggtttaatgaaaatttattgctaTCGAGAACGGTCGGTGCGGTAATTAACATTGCACCAGTGATAGAGTGCTTAGTGTAAATGAACTTTACCTGCTTGGCTCCATTTCGGAACGAAGTTTGGAAAGGTCGATTTTTGCTgaatttttgtgtgcttttctcCAATTCTTTACTGACATTTTGAGACGATTCTTTGCCGAAAAACCTTCCTTGCCCTTTTTGCTTTTGATTATCTCTAGAGCTGCAGTTAAATTTGTAGGTGCAATTAAGCATAATAGTCCCGGCGGGATATTGAGAAATGGAAGAATCGTTCTTCTTCTCCATGCGTATGCCTTCATCGGTCGCTAAACGATCCATTTTCGCACACGCATTTATCCGCCTTTCGCGTTCTTTCCGTTAGTGAAAGCGATTTTTCCCCCATTCCGTAGTAGGCGAGGCGTTCGCTTCACCGTACGATCCACCTTCGAGAGCGAAATCGTTGATGAACGATTAGCAAACCGATAAACGCCGCAACTACGCTGTAATTACGCGCTTGACGCGCCACAACCCTCTGCCACAATGGCTCCATCCCCTCTGCGAACCGGTTCCGTTTGGGAGTGGGGTGTGGGTTGAAGATtaaaatagaattaaaatACACTTTTAACGATAGCCTACCTGACCCAGTGTGGGTCGTCATgcaacatagaaaaaaaaaaacaccaacagaAAACACTCTAATGAAAATATAATTCCAACCGTCATGCACTTTCCAGCTGCGTTGAATCGTTTTCAACCGTACGGTTGCAGTGGCGTTGGCCGCAAAAAAGGACCATCAACCGTGCTATTCCGTGCTCCGTGTATGTAACGCCCCCCCCTTGGTAAGCTAATGCGGAAAATGTTGATGGAAAATTTGCATTTGTCCGCCTAACGTACGCCGGATATTATATTGTGATGGACATCTGCCGCTCCGGGGCACAGTggtacgtacgtacgtacgtttGACCTATATTGAATCGATTTCGAATTTGGGAACCGTTCCCGATGAACTTGACAACCGGACTCCCCCGGCGTGTCTTTTGGGAAGATAAGCGACATGTGGACAACCAATTTTCGGCCTTGTTTCGCACATTGGCCAACGTTGGCCATggttggtgccgtgaccaggattttaaataatttaacgtCCATTTTCACGCTTCCACGAACAATCGATCACCGGGGGGGTGATTCATTTAGCACAAACTAGAACTATTGCTCCAACGATACCGTGCAGCCACATTGGACCACCTTCCTCTTCCTCCCTTCCCCCCTGGCCCCCATCCTCCCCATTGGGGTGCAATTTATTGTTGTGCATAATTTGTGTGATTATCCAGCGCGACAATAATTGATGTCCCCTCGCGCTTGGTCGCGTTCGTGGTTTTGCCACCGGGTGCACATTTTTCAAGTCCGTTTTGACCACGGGGTTTGGCTAAGCCATTGCCAAACAGgggttgatgatgatgcagcAGCATCGGTTATTCGGGGGGTCCGTTTTTCAATCGTGCTTACCCTAATTAAAACCAGGTCCGGGTTTTTCCCTTGGCGCCAATCGCcaatgatgacgatgatgcagATGGAGTGCCATGGGGTTGTTTCGTGTTTTCCGCGGTTCCGCAAACTGTTTATCGGTTTCGAGGATattggtttttcctttttcgcgaACGGTTGCACAGTAATTTAGTAACCGCTGTGTGGCGTATTTATTGAgtttttggaaattgaaaCCGAACccaaattgaaattgatgCAATAATTTACGGACGGCATGAGCAACAAGTAACGCGATGCTTTATCTTCCACGATGACATCATTTCATTAGGACTTACTTGGCCGATTTAtctttgttttacatttataCTAAACTTTCTTTaacttttaattgattttttatttagttGAAGAGACAACCCAAAtagccagatttgcttaagcagccaatttggcaacgctaaagatcgatctttaagtaggtcgtttgcagtagataaccagccttgaagttccgcgaacttttaagcaacctttaagcagccctcggccaaaacgtcaaaaaatgtgaatgcctgactacacggtggagctgttcatatttatggctttatgtttcttttttcttatttattatttatcattttatgagAATCGAACCTAGGTCGATGTTGGTTGTTTGGTCTATTTAggtatcaattgttatttcggatttttattaaattattgcaaaataattgtatatatatttttatgtatcgttgactttttattacacaataacacaaaacaaacgaatgccacttattaccactttcaatcggcgggtgctacgaactttgccgtagtttgtgagccttaatcacagaagagtatgcgctacgaactatgttgcaggagcagataaccccgcgatcgcaaggatatgatgactggagtacataaggaggaccctcatccttaatcgtacgcatgaataagatgcgaattggaatccagcacgttgatttaatacacctttacgcggattaaaaccattttattttcacttacaacttcccgaaacggatggcgtcgtttgcggagccgt
The Anopheles moucheti chromosome 2, idAnoMoucSN_F20_07, whole genome shotgun sequence genome window above contains:
- the LOC128309339 gene encoding uncharacterized protein LOC128309339, whose product is MERLHLVRLLTIGTIVLLLVRVCSGQDILGSYFRCRNEFDIESDIFDALRAGDFSVRNSLVECFGECFVKRAGFMNDNFTFNRDPIMRFMSRFVSKEIAEGVYKTCTSNVTPTYCVTAFNVYQCIYENVSKKWDGRK
- the LOC128309340 gene encoding general odorant-binding protein 56d-like, which codes for MKTIACLVFASAIVACAMAAITDEQRDAARQLAGKCMHETGATEDDVNRLRSGDTENADRNTRCFVQCFFHGAGFVDRDGNVQTEELTQKLASEYGQEKAEELVARCRDNAGPDACERSFRLLQCYMENRATLI